A single genomic interval of Flavobacterium sp. N2820 harbors:
- the mfd gene encoding transcription-repair coupling factor has translation MTGLVGSSLSFVVHSMFKKSELPFLILFGNKEEAAYYLNDLEQLINAEDVLFYPSSYRRPYQIEETDNANVLLRAEVLNRINSRKKPAIIVSYAEAIFEKVVTRKELEKNTLKLSVEDKLSIDFINETLFEYNFKRVDFVTEPGEFSVRGGIIDVFSFSNDNPYRIEFFGNEIDSIRSFDVETQLSIEKLKKISIIPNVENKLLQENRESFLDYINEKTVLMIQNTELLGQQLDKLFDKANEAFEKLSKDIQHAPPEELFLNQKQFLKRALDFSVIELQANAVFKTDKKVEFHIQPQPSFNKQFDLLLNNLSENHFNGYKNYLCCSNENQASRFHDIFEDIDEANHESIRKQYKTMVLPLFEGFIDEENQIACYTDHQIFERYHKFSIKNGYSKKQTITLKELTSLSVGDYVTHIDHGIGKFGGLQKIQVEGKTQEAIKLVYADNDIVYVSIHSLHKISKYNGKDGAPPKIYKLGSNAWKTLKQKTKARVKHIAFNLIQLYAKRRLDKGFQFSPDSYLQKELESSFIYEDTPDQITATLDVKTDMESERPMDRLVCGDVGFGKTEVAIRAAFKAVDNGKQVAVLVPTTILAYQHFRTFSERLKDMPVTVSYVNRFRTAKQKSETLQKLQEGKVDILIGTHQLVNKNVVFKDLGLLIIDEEQKFGVNVKDKLKTIATNVDTLTLTATPIPRTLQFSLMAARDLSVITTPPPNRYPIETHVIRFNEEAIRDAISYEIQRGGQVFFINNRIENIKEVAGMIQRLVPGAKVGIGHGQMDGKKLEELMLAFMEGEFDVLVATTIIESGLDVPNANTIFINNANNFGLSDLHQMRGRVGRSNKKAFCYFITPPYSMMTGEAQKRITALEQFSELGSGFNIAMKDLEIRGAGDLLGGEQSGFINEIGFDTYQKIMNEAIDELKENEFKDLYQEENDIETKEFVKDIQIDTDFELLFPDEYINNITERLNLYNELSQIKDEADLQQYEQKLIDRFGALPKPAIALLNSVRIKWKATAMGIERLMMKQGKMIGYFIGDQQSNFYQSNRFIKVVQFAQRNGNVCKMKEKETKNGLRLLLTFDNVKSVNKALELLEGI, from the coding sequence ATGACGGGTTTGGTAGGATCGTCGTTGTCTTTTGTAGTGCATTCGATGTTTAAAAAGTCAGAACTTCCTTTCCTGATTTTATTCGGTAATAAAGAAGAAGCGGCCTATTATTTAAATGATTTAGAGCAATTAATTAATGCCGAAGACGTACTTTTTTACCCAAGTTCGTACCGAAGACCGTATCAAATTGAAGAAACCGATAACGCCAATGTTCTCTTACGAGCTGAGGTGCTAAACCGAATCAATTCACGAAAAAAACCAGCAATAATTGTTTCATATGCCGAAGCCATTTTTGAAAAAGTGGTTACCCGAAAAGAATTAGAGAAAAATACGTTGAAACTATCTGTGGAAGACAAATTGTCCATTGATTTTATCAACGAAACACTTTTTGAATATAATTTCAAACGCGTAGATTTTGTTACCGAACCAGGCGAATTTTCAGTTCGTGGTGGAATTATCGATGTGTTTTCATTTTCCAATGATAATCCGTACCGAATTGAATTTTTCGGTAACGAAATCGACAGCATCCGAAGTTTTGATGTCGAAACACAATTATCGATTGAAAAACTGAAAAAGATTTCAATCATTCCAAATGTTGAAAATAAATTACTGCAAGAAAACCGTGAAAGTTTCTTAGATTATATCAACGAAAAAACGGTTTTAATGATTCAAAACACCGAATTATTAGGACAACAATTGGATAAATTATTCGACAAAGCCAATGAAGCTTTCGAAAAATTATCTAAGGACATTCAACATGCACCGCCAGAAGAATTATTCTTAAATCAAAAGCAGTTTTTAAAACGTGCACTAGATTTTTCAGTAATTGAATTGCAGGCTAATGCTGTTTTTAAAACTGATAAAAAAGTCGAATTTCATATACAACCGCAACCTTCGTTCAATAAACAATTCGATTTGTTGTTGAACAATTTGAGCGAGAATCATTTCAACGGTTACAAAAATTATTTGTGTTGTTCTAATGAAAATCAGGCGAGTCGTTTTCATGATATTTTTGAAGATATTGATGAAGCCAATCACGAAAGTATTCGCAAGCAATATAAAACCATGGTGTTACCTTTGTTTGAAGGTTTTATCGATGAAGAAAATCAAATTGCATGTTATACCGACCATCAAATTTTTGAGCGTTATCATAAGTTTTCCATCAAAAATGGTTATTCAAAAAAGCAAACCATTACGTTAAAAGAATTAACTTCTTTGTCGGTGGGTGATTATGTAACGCACATTGATCATGGTATTGGAAAATTTGGTGGTTTACAGAAAATTCAGGTCGAAGGCAAAACGCAAGAAGCCATAAAATTGGTTTATGCCGATAACGATATTGTGTATGTGAGCATTCATTCGCTACATAAAATCTCAAAATACAACGGGAAAGATGGTGCTCCTCCTAAGATTTACAAATTAGGAAGTAATGCTTGGAAAACCTTAAAACAAAAAACAAAAGCACGTGTAAAACACATTGCGTTCAACCTAATTCAGTTGTATGCGAAGCGAAGATTAGACAAAGGTTTTCAGTTTTCACCCGATAGTTATTTGCAAAAAGAATTAGAAAGTTCATTCATTTACGAAGATACGCCTGACCAAATTACCGCCACTTTAGACGTTAAAACCGACATGGAAAGCGAGCGTCCGATGGACCGATTAGTCTGTGGTGACGTTGGTTTCGGAAAGACAGAAGTGGCTATTCGTGCGGCTTTTAAAGCGGTGGACAACGGAAAACAAGTCGCGGTTTTAGTGCCAACCACGATTTTAGCGTATCAACATTTTAGAACGTTTTCGGAACGTTTGAAAGATATGCCGGTTACCGTAAGTTATGTGAACCGATTTAGAACAGCGAAACAAAAATCGGAAACGCTTCAAAAATTGCAAGAAGGAAAAGTCGATATTTTGATTGGTACACATCAATTGGTGAATAAAAATGTAGTGTTTAAAGATTTAGGTTTGTTGATTATCGACGAAGAACAGAAATTCGGAGTCAACGTAAAAGATAAATTGAAAACCATAGCTACGAATGTCGATACGTTGACTTTAACTGCCACTCCGATTCCGAGAACGTTGCAGTTTTCGTTGATGGCGGCGCGCGATTTATCGGTAATTACAACACCTCCGCCAAATCGTTATCCAATTGAAACGCATGTGATTCGTTTTAACGAAGAAGCCATTCGTGATGCCATTTCGTATGAAATTCAGCGTGGTGGTCAAGTGTTTTTCATCAATAACCGAATTGAAAACATCAAGGAAGTTGCCGGAATGATTCAACGTTTGGTGCCAGGAGCAAAAGTGGGTATCGGTCACGGTCAAATGGATGGAAAAAAACTAGAAGAATTGATGTTGGCTTTCATGGAAGGCGAATTTGACGTTTTGGTAGCCACCACCATTATCGAAAGCGGTTTAGATGTGCCGAATGCGAATACTATTTTTATCAATAATGCGAATAATTTTGGATTGTCTGATTTGCACCAAATGCGTGGGCGTGTGGGAAGAAGTAATAAAAAAGCGTTTTGTTATTTCATTACGCCGCCGTATTCGATGATGACAGGTGAAGCGCAAAAGCGTATTACGGCTTTGGAGCAATTTAGCGAATTAGGAAGCGGTTTCAATATTGCGATGAAAGATTTGGAAATTCGTGGTGCGGGAGATTTATTAGGTGGTGAACAAAGTGGTTTTATCAATGAAATTGGCTTTGATACCTACCAAAAAATCATGAACGAAGCTATTGACGAACTGAAAGAAAACGAATTCAAAGACTTGTATCAGGAAGAAAACGACATTGAAACCAAAGAATTTGTCAAAGACATTCAAATTGATACTGATTTTGAATTGCTGTTCCCAGATGAGTACATCAACAACATTACCGAACGTTTGAATTTATACAACGAGTTGAGCCAAATTAAAGACGAAGCTGACTTACAACAATACGAACAAAAACTAATTGACCGCTTTGGAGCGTTGCCAAAACCAGCCATTGCGTTATTAAATAGCGTGCGTATCAAATGGAAAGCAACCGCAATGGGAATTGAACGTTTGATGATGAAACAAGGCAAAATGATAGGGTATTTTATTGGCGATCAACAAAGTAATTTCTACCAAAGTAATCGTTTTATCAAAGTAGTACAATTTGCCCAACGCAACGGAAACGTGTGTAAAATGAAAGAGAAAGAAACCAAAAACGGCTTACGTTTATTACTGACTTTTGACAATGTGAAATCAGTGAATAAGGCTTTGGAGTTGTTGGAGGGGATTTAG
- the radA gene encoding DNA repair protein RadA: MSKVKTAFFCQNCGTQYSKWQGQCNACKEWNTIVEELVQKEEKVAWKTTSASSKAATKPLLIREIDTAQEIRLNTTDNELNRVLGGGLVPGSLTLLGGEPGIGKSTLLLQIALKLPYKTLYVSGEESQKQIKMRAERITSTGDNCYILTETKTQNIFRQILEIEPDIVIIDSIQTLHTDYIESSAGSISQIRECTAELIKYAKESNVPVLLIGHITKDGTIAGPKILEHMVDTVLQFEGDRNHVYRILRSLKNRFGSTAELGIYEMQGSGLREVDNPSEILISHKDEQLSGTAIATTLEGMRPLMLEIQALVSTAVYGTPQRSTTGYNAKRLNMILAVLEKRAGFRLGTKDVFLNVTGGISVEDTAIDLAVVAAILSSNEDIAIAEGFCFAGEVGLSGEIRPVNRIEQRIQEAEKLGFTTIFVSKHNKISLKNTGIKIVLVAKIEDVVSELFG, from the coding sequence ATGAGTAAAGTAAAAACGGCTTTCTTTTGCCAAAATTGTGGTACCCAATATTCAAAATGGCAAGGACAATGTAACGCTTGCAAAGAATGGAATACCATTGTAGAAGAATTGGTTCAAAAAGAAGAAAAAGTAGCTTGGAAAACCACAAGTGCCTCTTCAAAAGCCGCAACTAAACCTTTACTGATTAGAGAAATAGATACCGCACAAGAAATCCGATTGAACACAACAGATAACGAGTTGAATCGGGTTTTAGGTGGCGGATTGGTTCCGGGTTCCTTAACTTTGTTAGGTGGCGAACCAGGAATTGGAAAAAGTACATTGCTGTTACAAATTGCTTTGAAATTACCTTACAAAACACTTTATGTTTCGGGTGAAGAAAGCCAAAAACAGATAAAAATGCGTGCCGAACGTATTACCTCAACGGGCGATAATTGCTACATTTTAACCGAAACCAAAACCCAAAATATCTTTCGACAAATTTTAGAAATTGAACCCGATATTGTCATTATCGATTCCATTCAAACGTTGCATACCGATTATATTGAATCGTCTGCGGGAAGTATTTCTCAAATTAGAGAATGCACGGCGGAGTTGATTAAATATGCCAAAGAATCGAATGTGCCGGTTTTATTAATTGGACACATTACCAAAGACGGCACCATCGCTGGCCCAAAGATTTTGGAACACATGGTCGATACCGTTTTACAATTTGAAGGCGACAGAAATCACGTTTATAGAATTTTACGTTCGTTAAAAAACCGTTTTGGTTCAACTGCCGAATTAGGTATTTACGAAATGCAAGGTTCCGGTTTACGAGAAGTGGACAATCCTTCCGAAATTTTGATTTCTCATAAAGACGAGCAACTTTCTGGTACAGCCATTGCTACAACTTTAGAAGGCATGCGCCCGTTGATGTTGGAAATTCAAGCTTTAGTTAGCACCGCCGTTTATGGAACACCACAACGAAGCACTACAGGTTACAACGCTAAACGCTTAAACATGATTTTGGCCGTTTTAGAAAAACGTGCAGGTTTTAGATTAGGCACAAAAGACGTGTTCTTAAACGTAACAGGTGGAATTTCAGTAGAAGACACCGCGATAGATTTAGCCGTTGTTGCCGCTATTTTATCCTCAAACGAAGACATTGCCATTGCAGAAGGTTTTTGCTTTGCAGGAGAAGTAGGACTTTCAGGCGAGATTAGACCCGTTAACCGTATTGAACAACGCATTCAAGAAGCCGAAAAATTAGGCTTTACTACCATTTTTGTTTCCAAACACAATAAAATTTCTCTAAAAAATACGGGAATTAAAATTGTTTTAGTGGCCAAGATTGAAGATGTGGTGAGTGAGTTGTTTGGGTAG
- a CDS encoding NAD-dependent epimerase/dehydratase family protein, giving the protein MDTKILIIGACGQIGTELTAKLRATYGINNVIASDIRKLNNDVVNNGIFEVINALDYNQIEHLIEQYQITDVYLMAALLSATAEKNPAFAWDLNMNSLFHVLNLAKAGKIKKIFWPSSIAVFGPTTPRHNTPQYTIMEPSTVYGISKQTGERWCEYYNKQYGVDVRSIRYPGLISWSTEAGGGTTDYAVDIYHKAITEGKFTSFLSENTELPMMYMDDAIKATIGIMQAPAEKIKIRSSYNLAAMSFTPKQIGEEIKKHYPNFELSYEPDFRQKIADSWPASIDDTSAREDWGWKNDYNIENMTTDMFQNLKEHIYNK; this is encoded by the coding sequence ATGGACACGAAAATTTTAATAATTGGTGCTTGTGGTCAAATAGGCACTGAACTTACGGCAAAACTTAGAGCAACTTATGGTATTAATAATGTAATCGCATCTGATATTCGAAAACTAAATAACGATGTAGTTAATAATGGTATTTTTGAAGTAATAAATGCTTTAGATTATAATCAAATTGAGCACTTAATTGAGCAATATCAAATCACAGATGTGTATTTAATGGCTGCTTTACTTTCTGCTACAGCTGAAAAAAATCCTGCTTTTGCATGGGATTTGAATATGAATTCACTGTTTCATGTTTTAAATTTAGCCAAAGCAGGAAAAATAAAGAAAATTTTCTGGCCTTCAAGTATTGCGGTTTTTGGACCTACAACACCAAGACATAATACGCCACAATATACCATAATGGAGCCTTCAACGGTTTACGGAATTTCGAAACAAACTGGTGAAAGATGGTGCGAATATTACAACAAACAATATGGTGTTGATGTAAGAAGCATTCGTTATCCAGGATTAATTAGCTGGAGTACAGAAGCTGGTGGAGGTACTACAGACTATGCCGTTGACATCTATCATAAAGCCATTACTGAAGGTAAATTTACGAGTTTTTTGTCGGAAAATACCGAATTACCAATGATGTACATGGATGACGCTATCAAGGCGACTATTGGAATTATGCAAGCTCCAGCCGAAAAAATCAAGATTCGTTCTTCTTATAATTTAGCAGCAATGAGTTTTACGCCAAAACAAATAGGCGAAGAAATTAAAAAACATTATCCAAACTTTGAATTGAGCTATGAACCAGATTTTCGTCAAAAAATTGCAGACAGTTGGCCCGCAAGTATTGATGATACTTCGGCAAGAGAAGATTGGGGATGGAAAAATGACTATAATATAGAGAATATGACCACTGATATGTTCCAAAATTTAAAAGAACACATTTATAATAAATAG